From one Rhineura floridana isolate rRhiFlo1 chromosome 4, rRhiFlo1.hap2, whole genome shotgun sequence genomic stretch:
- the STX11 gene encoding syntaxin-11, with amino-acid sequence MRDRLFELYELSRLYSQHTPNAEDDWSLPHESLLFETDYALASLYKDIQGIRMNNHHLQEDIRRLGKQNTRFLTSFRRFSSIKRDANTIAKDIKARGEEIHRKLQALRDFSEDAETKYGPNTIISRVSKDHYVDLMHSFQEAMFQYNETEMNQRENCKVRIQRQLEIMGKDVSGNQIEDMMEQGRWDVFSENLLSDTKGARSALNEIETRHKELMKLESRIREVHELFLQVALLVEEQADTFNIIELNVQNVEDYVGEAKGQVRRALEYRRKHPCRTILCCCLRCCRG; translated from the coding sequence ATGAGAGACCGACTCTTTGAGCTTTATGAGCTATCAAGACTTTATAGCCAACATACTCCTAATGCTGAGGATGACTGGAGCTTACCTCATGAATCTCTTCTGTTTGAAACAGATTATGCCTTGGCAAGTCTTTACAAAGACATTCAGGGAATCCGTATGAACAATCACCACCTACAAGAGGACATTCGACGCCTGGGCAAGCAAAATACTCGTTTCCTTACATCTTTTCGCCGCTTCAGTAGCATAAAACGTGACGCAAACACAATTGCAAAAGACATCAAAGCCCGTGGAGAAGAGATCCACAGGAAACTTCAGGCTTTGAGAGACTTCAGTGAAGATGCAGAAACAAAATATGGCCCAAACACAATCATATCCCGTGTATCAAAGGACCACTATGTTGATCTCATGCATTCTTTTCAGGAAGCCATGTTTCAGTACAATGAGACAGAGATGAACCAGCGTGAAAACTGCAAGGTTAGGATCCAACGACAGCTAGAGATCATGGGCAAGGATGTGTCTGGGAACCAGATAGAGGACATGATGGAACAAGGCAGGTGGGACGTTTTCTCTGAGAACCTTCTGTCTGATACAAAGGGAGCTCGTTCAGCCTTGAATGAGATAGAGACGCGGCACAAAGAGCTGATGAAGTTGGAATCCCGAATCAGGGAAGTCCATGAACTCTTCTTGCAGGTAGCTCTATTGGTAGAAGAGCAGGCTGACACCTTTAATATTATCGAACTCAACGTGCAAAATGTTGAAGACTATGTTGGAGAAGCTAAAGGTCAAGTAAGAAGAGCTCTTGAATATCGGAGGAAACATCCTTGTCGAACAATCCTCTGCTGCTGCTTACGATGCTGCAGAGGCTGA